In Henningerozyma blattae CBS 6284 chromosome 7, complete genome, a single genomic region encodes these proteins:
- the PUN1 gene encoding Pun1p (similar to Saccharomyces cerevisiae YLR414C; ancestral locus Anc_4.286), with product MANTFRLLLAGLFTFCAMILAAISCAGSTSAYVPIDRIYTSQISLKNLEQAVIFPNIKDNSIFNNLPSYVNVGLWSFCEADANAKVTKCKTQSGIQTFNLQQVLFELIDSPELTSYADVLLPQKLQDKKGYYNRLVTCMFVCTLLGVLISFLALIINIVRLCAQTRVLTWLGRFLSLCAFFAILIAAATSSGTYIYIRQILNKNAAEYGIRMRLGGVFYGLIWGACGSSLLALIFWGSVRDGPLGWMRGRRGSPMPNGGAPEKRLIL from the coding sequence ATGGCTAATACATTCAGACTGCTCCTTGCAGGTCTATTCACATTCTGCGCCATGATTTTGGCTGCCATTTCATGTGCAGGTTCCACAAGTGCTTATGTTCCAATCGATAGAATTTACACTTCACAAATTAGTCTGAAAAACTTAGAACAAGCAgttatttttccaaatatcAAAGATAATTCAATCTTTAACAACTTACCATCTTATGTCAATGTTGGTTTATGGTCATTTTGCGAAGCTGATGCCAATGCTAAAGTTACCAAATGTAAAACTCAAAGTGGCATTCAAACTTTCAATTTACAACAAGTTTTATTCGAATTAATCGACTCTCCAGAATTAACTTCATATGCCGATGTCTTATTACCACAGAAATTACAAGATAAAAAAGGTTACTACAATAGATTAGTCACTTGTATGTTCGTGTGTACTTTATTAGGTGTCCTAATCAGCTTTTTAGCTCTgatcattaatattgtCAGATTATGTGCGCAAACTAGAGTTTTGACTTGGTTAGGACGTTTCCTTTCATTATGTGCTTTCTTTGCCATCTTAATTGCTGCTGCTACTAGTTCTGGTACTTATATTTACATTAGACAAATCTTAAACAAGAATGCTGCCGAATATGGTATTAGAATGAGATTAGGCGGTGTCTTTTATGGGTTAATTTGGGGTGCTTGTGGTTCATCTCTCTTGGCATTGATCTTTTGGGGTAGTGTTCGTGATGGTCCATTGGGCTGGATGCGTGGACGTCGTGGTAGCCCAATGCCAAACGGTGGTGCTCCTGAAAAACGTTTGATATTATAG
- the TDA5 gene encoding Tda5p (similar to Saccharomyces cerevisiae YLR426W; ancestral locus Anc_4.306) has product MISIDILIPILSILLKFPILIILPFYKFSNENRITIIICLIYSIFINGFLIFNDWHKSKGSWLPVGELVSHKRQKYIIITGGSNGLGKQIIEDFLKTYSNIEIINLDIKPWDNSLKTDRVHHFTVDLSNIEELTAVIGNIKSKYLINGVNPIALINNAGTRTEYKTLFQSNIIDDEKIFTTNLKAPILLIQQLINTNLKEKTKDTGQCYIINIASSLGILSPSKVSTYAASKASLIAMSNSLSHELMQDTVLKDRIRCLLVIVGQLNTTMFNGFEPPRQFLAPVIDIKMLSTELIKCLEIGKRGELYLPFYSNFVYPLMFLPYSIQHFARWISQMDSCLPEEKAKAPK; this is encoded by the coding sequence ATGATTTCaatagatattttaattccGATCCtttctatattattaaaatttccaatattGATAATCTTACctttttacaaattttcaaatgaaaatagaataacaataataatatgtttAATCTACTCAATTTTCATCAATggatttttaatatttaatgattgGCATAAAAGTAAAGGAAGCTGGCTTCCAGTCGGAGAATTAGTATCACataaaagacaaaaatatattataataaccGGTGGCAGTAATGGATTGGGCAAACAAATCATCGaggattttttaaagacatattcaaatattgaaataattaatcTGGATATAAAGCCTTGGGATAACTCTCTCAAAACAGATAGAGTACATCACTTTACTGTcgatttatcaaatattgaagaacTAACTGCCGTGattggaaatattaaatctaagtatttaataaatggtGTCAATCCAATCGCCTTAATCAATAATGCCGGTACTAGAACTGAATATAAAACACTCTTTcaatctaatattattgatgatgagaaaatttttacaaCAAATCTTAAGGCCCCCATCTTATTAATTCAACAACTAATTAATActaatttgaaagaaaagacAAAAGATACCGGTCAATGTTATATAATCAACATAGCTAGTTCTCTTGGGATCTTATCACCATCTAAAGTCTCAACATATGCTGCTAGCAAAGCTTCGCTGATTGCAATGAGTAATTCTTTGTCCCATGAATTAATGCAAGATACTGTTCTAAAAGACCGTATTCGATGCTTACTAGTGATAGTTGGCCAATTAAATACAACAATGTTTAATGGATTTGAACCTCCAAGACAGTTTTTAGCGCCAGtcattgatattaaaatgttATCAacagaattaattaaatgcCTGGAAATTGGTAAAAGGGGTGAACTTTATTTGCCATTTTATTCTAATTTTGTATATCCATTAATGTTTTTACCGTATAGCATACAACATTTCGCTCGATGGATATCTCAAATGGATAGTTGTTTACCTGAAGAAAAGGCCAAGGCGCCCAAATGA
- the SPC2 gene encoding signal peptidase complex subunit SPC2 (similar to Saccharomyces cerevisiae SPC2 (YML055W); ancestral locus Anc_4.307), with protein sequence MSKPINVYSIPELRQALDEALPITLKRLNYTQSHLFQDIKLGLGYSMGLIAATSFLLDKKFKWNQTLFYQKLLVGLYFILSITFWIFNHFIEKGLTYQGINKKDSIKLKIMSRLIENNSRGNSNNDTPIYQIHFKLINVNNSTEKNNELTSELLVTKIFSEQGYLQTNLFYEYLNDQINLLKEKKKN encoded by the coding sequence ATGTCAAAGCCAATTAATGTCTATTCTATTCCAGAATTGCGCCAAGCCCTAGATGAAGCTTTACCAATTACTTTGAAAAGATTGAACTATACCCAATCCCATCTCTTCCAAGATATCAAATTAGGTTTGGGTTATTCAATGGGTTTAATTGCCGCTACCAGTTTTTTATTGGAtaagaaattcaaatggaatcaaactttattttatcaaaaattattagtaggTCTCTATTTCATCTTATCTATTACATTTTGGATCTTTAATCATTTCATCGAAAAGGGTCTCACCTATCAAGGAATCAACAAGAAAGATTCcattaaattgaaaataatgtctagattaattgaaaataattcaagGGGCAACTCCAACAACGATACTCCAATCTATCAAATccatttcaaattaataaatgtaaataactctacagaaaaaaacaacGAATTGACTTCTGAATTATTGGTCACCAAGATATTCTCAGAGCAAGGATATCTACAAACCAATCTATTCTATGAATACTTGAATGATCAAATTAATTTGTTGAAggagaagaaaaaaaattaa
- the TBLA0G02090 gene encoding uncharacterized protein (similar to Saccharomyces cerevisiae CRN1 (YLR429W); ancestral locus Anc_4.309): MSGKFVRASKYRHVFGQAVKKELQYENVRVSGNAWDSNIIKTNGKFISVNWNASGGGAFAIIPVEEVGKCPDQVPLFRGHTAQVLDTDFDPFNDHRIVSASDDSKIGVWEIPQDYSFRDYNEETMEDDDPKPKDISPLKFLSGHTRKVGHVLFHPLAQNVLASSSLDYTVKIWDVESGEAKITLKHPDMVTSMSFSYDGQYLATVARDKKLRVWDIREEKIVSEGVAHSGAKNQRVVWLGNSDRLATTGFSRLSDRQIGIWDAFNLDKGDLGGFYNVDQSAGILMPFFDDSNKILYIAGKGDGNIRYYEFQDDQLYELSEFQSTDPQRGFCVAPKRMVNIRENEILKCFKTVVDQRIEPISFFAPRKAEVFQDDIYPDAPSDKPALTANEWFANEKQVNGPLLVSMKSIYENTDPVIVESKKFTKTEKIEKKETNTSKDSTTSSKSSSKNTSNNTSLSASPKKFNDDTPIKSSIVLNNNTNDKNSLKNALKSDSSVNELLQKSSMLDEVNDAEDPSKGSSEWNDEDDIPKDISQVSESAPEKESIPVLKKEVTISPKPEPVSIAKDSIATSKKEEEPINVSSPSTPASTKSLGLKQSVEKLSTLVLHLEDVINKLNEANAEKDVRLKELEDKIDQLIKKN; encoded by the coding sequence ATGAGTGGGAAGTTTGTCCGTGCTTCAAAGTATAGACATGTCTTCGGGCAAGCTGTCAAGAAGGAATTACAATACGAGAACGTTAGAGTCAGTGGTAATGCTTGGGATTCCAATATCATTAAGACCAATGGGAAATTTATCTCAGTCAATTGGAATGCTTCTGGTGGTGGTGCATTTGCCATCATACCTGTAGAAGAAGTAGGTAAATGTCCAGATCAAGTTCCTTTATTTAGAGGCCATACTGCTCAAGTTTTGGACACAGATTTCGATCCATTCAATGACCATAGAATCGTGTCTGCATCTGACGATTCCAAGATCGGGGTGTGGGAGATTCCACAAGATTATAGTTTCCGTGATTATAACGAAGAAACTATGGAAGATGATGATCCAAAACCTAAGGATATTTCTCcattgaaatttctttcaGGTCATACAAGAAAAGTCGGTCATGTTCTTTTCCATCCTTTAGCCCAAAATGTTCTTGCTTCCTCTTCGTTGGACTACACCGTAAAAATTTGGGATGTTGAATCTGGTGAGGCTAAAATTACCCTAAAACATCCAGATATGGTCACTTCAATGTCCTTCTCCTACGATGGACAATACCTAGCTACAGTCGCTCgtgataaaaaattgagaGTTTGGGATATtagagaagaaaaaatcgTCAGTGAAGGGGTTGCACATTCGGGAGCTAAAAACCAAAGAGTTGTTTGGCTTGGTAACTCAGATAGATTAGCTACTACAGGGTTTTCAAGATTATCCGACCGTCAAATCGGTATTTGGGATGCCTTCAATTTGGATAAAGGTGACCTAGGTGGCTTTTACAATGTGGACCAATCTGCAGGGATTTTGATGCCATTCTTTGACGATAGCAATAAAATCTTATACATTGCAGGTAAAGGGGATGGTAATATTCGTTATTATGAATTCCAAGATGATCAATTATATGAATTATCTGAATTTCAATCCACTGATCCACAAAGAGGGTTTTGCGTTGCTCCAAAGAGAATGGTCAATATTAgggaaaatgaaattttaaaatgttttaaGACCGTTGTTGACCAAAGAATCGAACCTATTTCATTCTTTGCTCCAAGAAAGGCAGAAGTCTTCCAAGATGATATTTACCCAGATGCTCCTTCTGATAAACCAGCATTAACAGCCAATGAATGGTTTGCTAATGAAAAACAAGTAAATGGTCCTTTATTGGTAAGCATGAAATCCATTTATGAAAATACCGACCCGGTTATTGTTGAATCTAAGAAATTTACTAAAACAGAAAAGatagaaaaaaaggaaacGAATACATCAAAAGATTCCACTACCTCTTCCAAATCAAGTTCTAAAAATACTTCCAACAACACCTCACTATCTGCTTCACCAAAGAAATTTAACGATGATACACCAATTAAAAGTAGTATTGTATTGAACAATAATACTAACGATAAGAACTCTTTGAAAAACGCTTTGAAATCAGATAGTTCtgtaaatgaattattacaaaaatcATCAATGCTAGACGAAGTCAATGATGCAGAAGACCCTTCGAAGGGATCTTCAGAATGGAacgatgaagatgatattcCAAAGGACATCTCTCAAGTCAGCGAATCAGCACCAGAGAAAGAAAGTATCCCTGTATTAAAAAAGGAAGTTACTATTTCTCCAAAACCTGAACCAGTTTCAATTGCTAAAGATTCGATAGCTACTTCAAAGAAGGAAGAAGAACCAATTAATGTTTCCTCCCCATCCACACCTGCAAGCACGAAGTCTTTAGGCTTGAAACAGTCcgttgaaaaattatcaactCTTGTTTTACACTTAGAAGATGTCATTAATAAACTAAACGAAGCAAATGCTGAAAAGGATGTTCGTCtgaaagaattagaagataagattgatcaattaattaagaaaaattag